A section of the Equus caballus isolate H_3958 breed thoroughbred chromosome 21, TB-T2T, whole genome shotgun sequence genome encodes:
- the LOC111769814 gene encoding spermatogenesis-associated protein 31E1, protein METPILDLKSIVATWLSSSSASWVIGTILRILYGLGLFLLFFPCPKRNLPSQLTYKRRNVRKRQVEPRGRSSRSRKKRGALKAYRAGPKDLAEVGGPMSLSQSSPGRLSCKGCFHRLSSQDSPGEACKAASARVRQPCGKPVQGAPLTTTPALSLALLTQRTLPLASTLAAEPPSALTRTPLGPVATSSAPAHSCWPFPNSGHGRMSCRLEFLSWWNMIKVWFFPVSSHFESQQGHLSCHRPVASFWGGPTNREGETESPSLANPEVQKLLETEITDRIQREVWEKEQDDPGTPQMLEAHGIMSGLNFRWGLPVLSLGPADLKACEAQPSALPQSPLPPAATCDSGAPSKADFAPFIGKPLEPPPGDKVLTLTTKASFPSLARPLPAPSPVCEEDQKALGGTLPGEGSGPSQASLLGQEGRPPSPTFPFSLSERKGQSGTFVGAEQGRGELSSGCPVARNEPPEESRGGASPEPCRGVATLEGESGSQSGSQVGGIGDTLGTKPLQALPEKEEVLHDSPFRKMLRRLLPCLRPNKEEAPEDPLAKASPRQPPPRARHGSHIARRRMAGLFRSHRQ, encoded by the exons atggaaactcctatcttagATCTAAAAAGCATTGTTGCTACCTGGTTGAGCTCCAGTTCcgcttcctgggtgattgggaccatcctccgcatcctgtatggactggggctcttcctcctgttctttccCTGCCCCAAAAGGAATCTGCCCTCACAACTAACTTACAaaaggagaaacgtcaggaag cgtcaagtggagccgagagggaggagcagcaggagcaggaagaaaaggggagctctGAAAG cttacagagctggcccgaaggacctggcagaagtggggggccCGATGTCCCTTTCGCAAAG ctccccggggaggctgtcttgtaagggATGCTTCCATCGCTTGTCATCTCAAGActcccctggggaggcgtgcAAGGCAGCGTCTGCTAGAGTGCGCCAGCCATGCGGGAAGCCCGTgcaaggtgctcctctcaccacgactccagcactttccctggctcttctgaCCCAGCGCACTCTCCCTTTGGCCTCCACTCTGGCAGCAGAACCTCCATCGGCCTTGACCAGAACTCCCCTAGGCCCTGTTGCCACGAGCTCAGCTCCAGCTCACTCCTGTTGGCcgtttcccaactcaggccacggccgcaTGAGCTGCCGCCTTGAGTTCCTCTCCTGGTGGAACATGATCAAGGTCTGGTTCTTCCCCGTGTCATCACACTTCGAGTCTCAGCAAGGGCACCTGTCCTGCCACCGACCAGTGGCctcattctggggaggccccacaaacagggagggagagacggagagCCCCTCACTTGCCAACCCTGAGGTCCAGAAGCTGCTCGAGACGGAAATCACGGACAGAATACAAAGGGAGGTCTgggaaaaagaacaagatgatCCGGGCACTCCTCAGATGCTCGAAGCACACGGTATCatgtctgggctgaatttccgctgGGGCCTACCCGTCCTGTCCTTGGGGCCTGCAGATCTgaaagcatgtgaggctcaaccctCGGCCCTTCCACAGTCCCCTTTGCCCCCCGCAGCCACCTGTGATTCTGGGGCCCCCTCGAAAGCTGACTTTGCACCCTTCATAggaaaacctcttgagcctcctccggGTGACAAAGTCTTAactttgacaacaaaagcatcaTTTCCCAGCctggcccgtcccctccctgctccctcacctgtgtgtgaggaagatcagaaggccctgggagggacccttCCTGGAGAAGGCAGTGGGCCCTCGCAAGCCTCTCTCTTGGGACaggagggccggccgccttctccaaCCTTCCCATTCAGCCTCTCAGAGAGGAAAGGGCAGAGTGGGACCttcgtgggggccgagcaaggccgtGGAGAGCTGAGTTCAGGGTGCCCAGTGGCCAGGAATGAGCCTCCGGAGGAGAGTCGGggtggggcctcaccagagccctgccgtggggtggcaacactggagggggagtcagggtcccagtctggGAGCCAGGTCGGGGGAATAGGAGACACCCTCGGGACCAaacccctccaggccctgcctgaAAAGGAAGAGGTTCTTCACGACAgccctttcagaaaaatgttgagacgcctcctgccctgcctgaggcccaacaaggaggaagcaccagaggatCCCCTTGCAAAGGCAAGCCCGCGTCAGCCCCCgcccagagccaggcacgggtcacacatagctcggcgtcggatggcggggctgttcaggagccatcgacagtga